TTTTTGTTTTGGAAGAAATAGGCAATAAAGGCTACTACAGCCATCAAAGTAATCGTTTCTTCTTTTGATAAAAGAGAGAGAAAAAACAAAAACCCTATCAAAATTTGCTTACCTAAAGTCAGTCTATTTTCGCTTTTGAACCAGATTAATATAGCCGAAAAAGCAAACAAGGAAGCCAGCAAAGTATCCCTACTTTTAACAGAGGCCACCACTTCTGTATGCAAAGGATGGACAGCATATAAAGCTAAAATCAGTAAGGGAACAAAAATCGGCAGCTCTTTTTTCGAACATAGGTCAACCAATAATTTGCCTACGATAAGCAATAAAAAGAAGTATAGAACTACATTAATAACATGCCCATTGGAAGCATTAAACTCTCCAAAAATCTGATACTCTACCGCAAATGTCAGCAATGTAAAAGGCCTATAAATACTGGTATTGACGGGATTTATGGTAATGAAATTCATGGAACCGTACTTAAATAACTCGGTCCATTCAGACAATCCCTTTTGTGTTACTCTATTGAAATAAGCATAGATTCCATCATCACCTGTGTATTCATAATCATAGGTATGAAAATATAAACCAGCTCCTAAAAGCGAGATGGCTATTATCCAAAAAATAACTTTTTGCTTCATTCTATTCTTTTTAGAAACAGGAAATTAAGGATAAAAGTCAAAAATATGAATAGCGAAGATTTAAGTGCTTCAATTCTATAAATTTTAAAATTCCTTTTTCATCAAAAAATCTGTCTGCACTTCATCTCCAAAAGGGAAAGGGTGTGAACTGAATTTTTCAAGGCCATTCTTTTCGTAAAATCGGATCGCCCTTTTATTATGCTCCCAAACTCCTAACCACATGTATTTTTTCCCTAAACTCCTTGCATAGGATTCGGCATGATCCAACAATCTTTTACCCAAACCTAAACCAAGGTAAGCTTTCAACAAATAGAGTCTCGCAATCTCCAAGCTTTCTGGATCTTGAATGTCTGTTTGTGCTGGAACCAGGTTCACCTTGCAGTACCCAATGATGTGGACATCTTTTTTTGCGATAAAAAAAGTGGATGCTTCGTTCTGAAATTCATCCTTAAATTGATTGATCGTAAAGGCTTCTTCTAAATAGGCCATCACATTCTCGATTTTATTTCCTTCACGAAAAGATTCCAAAAAAGACTCTCTTGCCATTTTTACCAAGTCTTCCAAGTCATGGATTTTTGCTTTCTGTATTTGAACCTCTTGCACCCGCTTAGTTTTTATTGAGAATCTTCAATGCCTGATCAATTTGAGAATTCGGAAACTCTCCTAAAATGGCTCGATATTCGCCACTGGGATGAATAACTACAAAGCTTCTACAGGGATAAGGATATTTAAAAAACGCTTCTTCAAAGGCATTATCTGGATCAGGTATCCAAGTAATTATCCCTTGATATTTCTCCAAACCATGAGGA
Above is a window of Algoriphagus machipongonensis DNA encoding:
- a CDS encoding GNAT family N-acetyltransferase; translation: MQEVQIQKAKIHDLEDLVKMARESFLESFREGNKIENVMAYLEEAFTINQFKDEFQNEASTFFIAKKDVHIIGYCKVNLVPAQTDIQDPESLEIARLYLLKAYLGLGLGKRLLDHAESYARSLGKKYMWLGVWEHNKRAIRFYEKNGLEKFSSHPFPFGDEVQTDFLMKKEF